From the genome of Glycine soja cultivar W05 chromosome 14, ASM419377v2, whole genome shotgun sequence:
aagcacagctctcttttaggttttattattactattgaattttgATTAGTTTTTCCTATTCAcgaattactctgtatttgttgctattaatccatgcatgcttagtgcttgattaattgtctctgcgcttaatttacgttcatgcttaatgatcagtttcgttcatgattaattggtgtatgtgttgcttaatcacataatgactgccttatgttaaatttcacttagtaatttaatttagggttggattaagtggttgaactgataaaggataaattctcgtaacctaggataagagacttgcttgtgaatcaaggggaaacaacgtgttttaattctgatattttctaattaaatttgctcgttgtttaatttacaaaaacaaacaacccccctcccccccaattcgttactgttttattactatctgttatgaatgtttggttgaccattgctcgttgagagacgacctaggatcacttcccagatactgcatttttaatgtttatttgattcgggtacggcctcgatcagtgaGCTTGTTcatgactcatcttctccttgaagtggcatctctaaTCACCATTCCTTCTTCTCCATTCTAttaccattgatcttcaagaagcaaaggacttcattgatgaagaagatccaaggcctacaagctctacatggagctacatcatgtggtatcagagcatctttaTCTAGGTAATGGTGTTTTGCTCCCTATATCTTTTTGcttggtcaattcactttaattcctatggttcagcccactgtTTTGCGGAAAAAACTTGTTCAGGAATAATAATCAGTGAATGCTAATCAGCAAGTGTACTGAgtcgcacaagtaatataaaatggtaagaaccgagtatcgaatcacagggaacttgtttcattcagaAAATATGCGTTCAATGAGCAAACATTTGTTTAaagccaataaaaaattaagaagggTTTTTGTCTACAGTtctaattaactacaaatttaAATGTCTAAAAGCGAGAGGTAAAAATCGTCAAGTAAAAACGTTGGGTCATTCTACTTAACCTACTTTGACGTTActatgtatttttctctatttaacattgTTTTAGTGTTCTTATACTGAAAACAACtacccaaaccaagatcccttgagtgaatgggcctaactctatttaaacttcatccttgatccctcaacaaacttagtcTAAACGAGTTGCATTAAGTTACAACATAATATAAACTAAATCACTGCACTTCGTCCCTAGACATACAGTTCTCTagcctgctctatcaagttctaaggttttaaagcacttcccagtactaaaaatcctaaatttacatacaaatgggtgatcaagccacaagcattcAAGAAATAAGTGctgatagaagcaatgaacacataaaaacaactttaaatagatagtgagaatattacatcaaatgtttagtagaaatccccaacaagaggTTCAGCCTTCCATTGCAATTTAGTAACTTTTAGCACAAAGGAtagatttttgaagaaaaactaaGGTTACAAATGGATGAGGATGTCTCTTCCACTCCTAGAACCCTAAAATCACTCCTAAAACCTAAACTCTCTTGAAGGCTGGAGctttgctttgtttttcatCTCTCTAGGTTCTCTTTGTTTCCTCTGGTGTCCTCTGCAaacatctctttttttttagaccaacttcagtgttttaaaggctccttGACGTTTCAAATTCTGAAGGCTCACTTAGCGCCAttttctcgctaagcgcaagttAGTGAATTTTCGCTTAGCAAGCTGGGCGCGCTAAGCGTGAGAAGGGACAAACGACTCGTTGGGCAAGCTGAGTGCCTAGCTTAGCGGATGTCACTCACTAAGCGCATATGCCTCACTTAGCAAGACACCAGTTGCTTCACCTTCTTTTTCATTTGgcctgaaactgaagttgattcaacattaattcacaaaattagGGTATCTACTAagcaaaatcaaactaaacatgaaaatatttacaaatcctacaaaaagaaccataaattgaggGAATGATGCTAATTTTCATATAACTATTTAATGCAAAAGTTAGTCTAAATGACAACTAACACCCAGTAAGCACTTCTTTAATGTCACTAGCTTGACGAATATTACCTCATGGGTTTGGAGCAAGCTTGGCTCTGGCCAAGAAAACCATCTCATTCTTAACTTCCTTTGTCTTGGAGCAGATATCCCGTTCAAGTGAGTGCTTTGCGgcatcaaataatttaaatgtgaCCTTCTGATTATCAATACCCATTTCCAGATTACCTTTCCCCATATCCACCACAGAATTGGCAGTTAACATGAAGGGACGACCCAAAATCAGATGGACTTTAGCATCCTCTTCAATATCCATGACAACAAAATCTGCAGGGAAGGTAAATTGTTGCACCTTGACCAAAACATCTTCGATCATGCCATAAGGCCTTGTGATGGAACGATCTGCCAGCTGCAATGTCATTTCTATTGGCATAATCTCCAACTCTCTAATCCTCCTACACATGTAGAGAGGCATCAAATTTATGCTAACCCCCAAGTCAATGAGGGCTTTACCAACTGACACTAGACCAATAGAGTAGGGGATCGTAACACTCCCCAGATCTTTGTATTTAGGTGGAAGGATTCTTTGAATCACAGCACTGcagtttccttccaccacaataTTATAACTGTGGATATATTTGCTCTTCTTGGTTAGCATATCCTTCAGAAACTTTGAATAGAGTGGCATTTGCTATAAGGCTTCTCCAAAAGGGATAGTTATCTctaatttcttgaagatatcaagaaaatGAGCAAAGTTTCGTTCCTTGTCTTTCTTGGATGGTACCAAAGGATATGGCACTTCCTTCCCTGAGCATGGAATAACCTCTTTCTTTCTCTGGCTAGCTcactctttgttttcttttcttccactttttctttcttttttttcatttttctcttctcttactTCTTTCTCaccatcatttatttttttttctctcaaattattttcttttttcttttttcttcttgaacTACTAGCTCTTGCTCATCCACATTCCTCCCTTCACCTTCAATCATGATTCCCTTCTTGCCTCTAGTCATGACAGCTTTGCATTCTTCCTTAGGATTCTTTTCAGTATTAGCTCCGAAACTTCCAGAAGAATTCTTAGCTATTTGCTTGGCTAGCTATCCTACTTGAATCTCCAGGTTCTTTATGGCAGACTCTATGCTCTTGTGATTAGACATAGTAACCTGCATGAACAGAGccaaagtctcctccagcttGGTTGTTCTTTCATAAAGGCTAGGCCCTTGATTTTAAGGCCTATTGGATGATCCACCTTAGACTTTATTGTACTGGTTTCCAGGATAAGATCTCTACTACCCTTGATTCTGATTAAAATTGGAACCTTGCTGAAAACCTGCGAATCCACCTGCATTAAAACCTGGTCTGTGCTAGTTTCCCATGTAATTCACTTCTTATGTAGCCTCTTCAAGAGGTATACAGCAaccagattcatgagctcctCCACATATGCTACAACCTTCAACCTGCAAAACAGCTGAATGTGAAGGCTGATTCACTTGTAATTGAGTAGGAAACTTACTAAGTATTTCTGTCAATGTCTCAAGCTGCTTAGCTAGAACCTTGTTAtgtgccaacaatgcatcttgtGAGGAAAGCTCTAGTAGACTTCTCTTTGTAGGAATATGAGTCCGATCACGCAAAATAGCATGATCACTTGCAGCCATGTTTTCTATCAACTCCATAgcttcttcaggggtcttcaatttgattttccctCCAGTAGAAGCATCCAATAACTGCTTGGACTATGGTCTCAAACCATCTATAAAGATATTTAgctgaattggctcagagaatcCATGAGTGGGTGTTTCCCGCAGCAAGCTACGGAATCTTTCAAGTGCTTCACTCAAAGATTTATCAGGAAATTGATGGAATGAGGAGATAACTGCCTTGCCTTTAGCTGTCTTAGACTCaagaaaatatttcttcaaaaatttagctaccacttcatcccaagtcttCAAACTATTTCCTTTAAATGAGTGCAAccacctcttagcttctccagACAAGGAGAATGAAAACAAACTCAGCCTTATTGCATCCTCAGGCACATAAGCAATTTTCACTGTGTTGCATATCTCAATATATGTAGCCAAGTGTGCATAAGGGTCTTCATTAGGcaaaccatgaaacaaatttccTTGAATCAACTGTATCAAGGAATGAGGATATGTGATGCTATGGGCTTGAACTTTCGGTCGCGCAATGCTTGTGAAGAATTGCGACACGATGGAGCTAGAATAGTCCTCAAGAGTAACCCTCTTTGATTAATCTTCAGCCATAATTAGAACTTCAGATTCTCTTAACTCTGGAAAGATCGAAGATGACTCAGATGATTGAGCTTCCTCTAAACTTGGTTGTGCTGTCCTTTCCTGCAAAAaatttctccttctctctacgTTGTTCCTCTTGTAAGTGGCTTCTATCTCTAAATCTAATGGAGCTAAATCACCTGCAGAAGAGTTACCTCGCATACAAGAAGAACTAAACAGAGAAACAGTTAACCAAATCaagagaaatataaattttgactaactattcacaaaatcaataaaagaataaagaataaatgtctACAACTGAACTCTACTTTCTCAATGGAAAGAAGTTCCACGACAAtggtgccaaaaacttgtttcGCAACCAAAACTTGTTTGGGAATAATAATCCGTGAATGCTAATCAGCAAGTGTACTGAgtcgcacaagtaatataaaatggtaagaaccgagtatcgaatcacagggaacttgtttcattcagaAAATATGCGTTCAATGAGCAAACATTTGTTTAAAGCTAGTAAATATGAAGAAGGGTTTTTGTCTACAGTtctaattaactacaaatttaAAATGTCTAAAAGAGAGAGGTAAAAATAgtcaaataaaaacattggGTCATTCTATTGAACCTACTTTGACGTTActatgtatttttctctatttaatgttgttttagtgttcttatgctgaaaACAACTACCCAAACCAAGATCTCTCGAGTGAATGGGCCTAACTCTATTTAAACTTGATCCTtgatgatgtagctccattggagcttgttggccttggatcttcttcatcaatggagtcctttctttcttgaattttaatggcagcggaatggagaagaagaagagttgagaaaagacgccacttcaaggagaagatgagtcaagaagaagctcaccaccataagaagccatggataagagcttggaggtaggagaagaagaatggagggagaaggagagagggagcacgaaatttgtgcctaaaaaaaggtctgaactttgaaatgtaattctcaaatgatcaaagttgaaaaaaatgcacaaacacgacctctatttatagcctaagtgtcacacaaaattggaggggtctattcaaatttcacatggatttgaaattgaatttgtgaagccaaattttggagccaaatttttactaattatgattagtgaattttagttatggttcagcccactaatccaagatcaattccaagattctccactaagtgtgcttaggtgtcatgaggcatgtaaagcatgaaggacatgcacaaagtgtgactatatgatgtggcaatggggtgtagcaagcaaatgctcaccccccctctaaaatctaattggattgggcttcacccaattcaattaaatttattttccaacacacacatcaaatattcacttaatgtatgtgaaattacaaaactacccctaatacaaaaactagtctaggtgccctaaaatacaagggcataaaaatcctacatttctcgggtaccctacctacattatagagccctaaatacaagacccaaaaataatgaaaccttaatctaatatatacaaagataagtgggctcatacttagcccatgggcccgaaatctaccctaaggctcatgagaaccctagggccttctcttgcatctatgGCCCAatttacttggagtcttctatccaatgcccttgtgggataggattgcatcacttgaTCCTTCAACAAACTTAATCTAAACGAGTTGCATTAAGATTACAACATAATATAAATTGAATCACTGCACTCTGTCCCTAGACATACAGATCTCTagcctgctctatcaagttctaaggttttacATActaatgggtgatcaagccacaagcatgcaagaaataagtgcagatagaagcaatgaacacataaaaaataactttaaatagataTTGAGAATATTACATCAATTGTTCagtagaaatccccaacaagaggtttagccttccattgcaATTTAGTAACTTTTAGCACAAAGGAtagatttttgaagaaaaaataaggtTACAAATGGATGAGGATCTCTCCTCCACTCCTAGAACCCTAAAATCGCTCCTAAAACCTAAACTCTCTTGAAGACTGGAGCTTTGCTCTATTTTTCATCTCTCTAGGtgtgtctctttgtttcctctGTTGTCCTCTGCAGACATCTCCCTTTGTTTTAtgccaacttcagtgttttaaaggctccttGACGTTTTAGAttctgaaggctcgcttagcgccattttctcgctaagcgcgagttagtgatttttcgcttagcgagttgggcgcgctaagcgcgagaaggGACAAACGACTCGCTGGGCGAGCTGACGGCACACTGGGCACGTGCATCTGAGACTGATTCTCTTCTAGGGTTTTCCAATCTGCTAAGCGAGCTGAGTGCCTCACTTAGCGGatgtcactcgctaagcgcatatgcctcgcttagcgagacaccaacTGCTTCACCTTTTTTTCATTTGGCCTAAAACTAAAGTTgattcaacattaattcacaaaattggGGTATCTACTAagcaaaatcaaactaaacatgaaaatgtgtacaaatcctacaaaaagaaccataaaccgAGGGAAAGATGCTAATTTCATAtaactattcaatacaaaagttagtcataaatGACTACTAACAcccactaattcaagatcaattccaagattcttcactaagtgtgcttaggtgtcatgagacatgtaaagcatgaaagacataCACAAAatgtgaatatatgatgtggcaatggagtgtagcaagcaaatgctcacttGCCCCTTAGGCTggaccaaaatttaattggattgggtttctcccaattcaattaaatatctctcccaacacacacatcaaatagtgcacttattgcatatgaaattacaaaactacccttaatacaaaaactagtctagtttccctaaaatacaagggttgaaaaatcctacattactagggtaccctccttacattatggagccctaaatacaaggcccaaaaataatgaaatcctaatctaatatgtacaaagataagtgggctcatacttagcccatgggcccaaaatctacccagaggctcatgagaaccctagggccttctcccaCATATTTggcctaatcttcttggagtcatCTATCTAATACCCTTGGGTTGTAGGATTGAATCAGTGTGCTAAGGTTTCATGAggtatgtaaagcatgaaggacattcACAAAGTGTGAccatatgatgtggcaatggggtgtatcAAGCAAATGCTCATCTCCCCCTTAGGTTGGTCCagaatttaattggattgatcttatcccaattcaattaaatttctctcccaacacacacatcaaatagtgcacttaatgcatgtgaaattacaaaactacccctaatacaaaactagtctaggtgccctaaaatagaagggctgaaaaatcctacattactagggtaccctccctacactatgtagccctaaatacaaggtccaacaataatgaaaccctaactaatatgtacaaagataagttggctcatacttagctcatAGGCCCagaatctaccctaaggctcatgagaaccctagggccttctcttgcatctctggcccaatcttcttggagtcttctatccaatgcccttgggggtaggattgcatcacatatAAGATTTGTGAAAATTCGACTCTCGGTGAACTTAGAGCGCTAAAAATAAGTTAGGAGCGAAACTCTGAAAAATTGAGTGAGAGAGATTTTAGACTGTATATAACTTAACTTTGGAATCTATGCCactatataaattatcttagaattatttatttctttaaattttttatttatttactctaTATTGTTGAGATAAATGCGAGATCTGATGACTGatgtatgttttgaaattgTGATATTTCTATGCTAATAAAATTACTAAGAATGTGTGTCTGTATTCTATTAGGATTATTTAACGATAAGACCGATAGAGTTTGAACTTTGGCAATTATATCTGTGGcatgcaaatttattttattatatatatatatatatatatatatatatattgtctgcatattgttattttatctGTACATGTTGTGGTTTGGGTCCAGGAGTGTTTGACCCTTGACAAATGTTTGTTATGTCTAGCTAGACAGCCATAATTACATACGTTATGCTGTTTGATTATTTTGTGTGACGAGTGGTTTTACCGCTTAAGGGGCCACGAATGGTTCCCTAAGAGTAGTACATAGGCTAAAGCCTTGTCTctctttcttgtttgtttgtttgtttgtacgCACTCGTTGATGCACGTGGCATGAAGGCTACGCACACAATGCAGTGGAAACAGTCAAGAGGATTGGATAGTGATTAAGGAACTGTTGGTTCTATTTCCTTCTGTGAGAAGGTGAGGTTGTGTTGAGGAAGTAGATGATGGACAAAGATACATTGGGGTATAATGGGCGGAGAGGTTTGAAGAACCTAGGGAAATTAGCGAGTGGTGACTACCCAACATTTGGTGCACTCATTTAGCGCATGTAACTCACATGCCTCACTTTGCTACTGCTGATGGGCTCCGAGACTATGCTTTTTGAGTTGGGAGAGGAAGGATTGATATACAATGTATCTATATGTAGTGATCACTCTCGACGGTCATCCACATGATTTATTTGTAAGACTACCAAAACCTGGGAGGATTGGTGGTAGTGATTGGGCCTAATGGTGAATTAATTGTGATAGTTACGCATTTGGGATGCAAGAGTGTTGTTTGTTAGACAACCACACATAATGGTTACGTAAATTGtgtgttaattttgttttactatTGCCTATTGTTTGTGGCATTCGAGGAGCAGAGCACTAACCCTTGCAACCACTAATTTCTGGGGAAGATCATAGAGCATCAATGGGGGATGCTAAGATGGATCAGTAGCTATCACTACAAGTACATGATGAAGGAAAAGGCACGTATCCACACACTTTTTAGATACGTCTGATGCCACATCTTGTTGTTAGATGAGCCCCATGCTCCACCAATCACTGTTGAGGCACACAATGTGTATCACTTGTAGGTCTTGGGTAGTGACTGCTCTGGGTGTAggattgtttttcctttttgattTATATTTAGGGTGAGAAGATTTATATACTCATTTACATAATGTTTTGTTGTATAAAACCTTTTGGTGATACTGTGTGATGTTTTTAGGGGggcaatgaattttttttaacagctGTAATGGCTTTGGTTCATCTATGTTTGCATCTTAAGGGACACATAGGATCATTATGTatgattatgtatttttttttagtttatcagTATTTGGTTTTGTGCAAGTCAATTCTTCATAAGTTGATTTATAGCATTGTGTAAAGGTGCAAGAAAAATGACAACAACTTTTGAAATggtttttaaatagaaaatgtGTTTTGATAATATCCTTTATTCATGAGCATTTAATTATATGCATATGTTCTAATAAAGTGCaataaatatatagatatacaTGTTCCTTCTtttcccaaaagaaaaaaaaatattgagatgtTTTGTCAacatagaaatagaaaataaaaatttaatgactTGTATTCCGCAATATTtactatataaattattttaaagctatagttcaagaaaaagaaattgaggCGTTACATGCCAAACTTGAATTCTTGGAGGAGGAGAaaatggaggaggaggaggcgccaacaagaaatagaaaataaaaattagtaaaaagaaaaactttttgaGTGACAATTTAGTCTCACTGAGTCAGCACCACATGTAGCCACTCTTTCTTATGGCAAATAGGTCTAGAGGTGCCACGTAGGCACTTCCGTTTAGGTTAACGACGAAAACTGACGATAGGATGGATTTTTCGCACCTTTAGCAAATttacaaacaaaattttacttttctATCTTTTAAGGACTTAACTATCAGCGCtaaataaatacaatgactaaatTAGGTATTtaccctaaaaaaatataatgtgttaattaaatataaatatgaataatatacTTGTGGTTGCCATATATTTGTCTATCTTTTGTGATTTATCttatttctatttatcttttgtaaCTTTCCGATTATCTTTTGTATCTATAAGTAGACTACTCCTCTTGGAAATAACACACACAATTATTATTCTCTCTAAACTTATATGTTCTCTTCTTCATTTGAGACATTCAAGACCACTCTCTTGAGGAAGATTGATCAGATCTACAATTGGCAACTTCTGCAAAATGAGACTTGAAATGAGCACTTGAACAACATTAGTGAGAGGTTGGACAACATTGAGGCAAAGCTGAGGAAGCATTACATTGGTGATGGCATTGATGAGGAGGATTAGTTACCCTTAGCCATCCTAgcccttttgtatttttgtgttttaaGTTCTATGCTTATTGTGTTTGTTTAtgatgctttgagtcttatgatTAAATTTCTTGTAAGCCATAGTATGGGTGCCATTCCTATCTTATTggctttttaattaatgaatcaAATTACTTTTTATGA
Proteins encoded in this window:
- the LOC114384016 gene encoding uncharacterized protein LOC114384016, translating into MPLYSKFLKDMLTKKSKYIHSYNIVVEGNCSAVIQRILPPKYKDLGSVTIPYSIGLVSVGKALIDLGVSINLMPLYMCRRIRELEIMPIEMTLQLADRSITRPYGMIEDVLVKVQQFTFPADFVVMDIEEDAKVHLILGRPFMLTANSVVDMGKGNLEMGIDNQKVTFKLFDAAKHSLERDICSKTKEVKNEMVFLARAKLAPNP